AAACTGCCAAAGTCTTCCTCCTTTCGTAATCATCCCAACCCCATACATGTGATATGGCATATGAACAATATTTTTAGTGGCATGCTGAACATGCAATCGGATTTATAATCAATATAGtcggcatgcttaacatgcgaaTCAAATTTATAGTCAACATAGtcggcatgcttaacatgcaagttttatttcaattatcaaaatagtggcatgatttatttatatatcatgcataatcaATCTTGCCATAAAATCACATATCATGAGAATTTGTATGTAGACATCATTTCACATCAATCATTAAATCACAACAATTATATCATACATTCACAAAATGATCAGTTCAAAGTACTTACTTGAATATCACCCCTTTTTACAGATTTAACATCccattttgaataaataatgtaTTCTCAATATTTTGCATCATGGAGATCTTTAACAAGATTtcacttttaattaaatatatgtattattcgataataattttcatgtgtAAATTTTCTAATAAGTTAAACCCACACTTGATGATTAGCCTTTCCACTAGATCTAAACTCCAATCTTCAGTGATGGGACAAAAAGACTTATCTCCCACTTTATCCGATTAAAAAGAtagtttattaaagaaatataattattagtCTTGGGCATGAATTCAATCTCTAACTCTTAAGAGTTTGAGTAGAGAACTTACTCTTGTTTCCTTTTTATGAAGAAATCCGATTGATTTTTTATGGGTGTAGAGAATCCGAATAATCAAACCAACCCTTCGAATAATCAAGTAAAAATCACCCCCTATACACGGTTATAAGTTATGGAGAAATTGATATAGAGTTTTCCTCGTAGATACTTACATTACGACGGTGATACGACAGTCGTCTGACGGTAGTGTGGCAGTCGTCTGACAGTTGTGCAACGATCGTCTGCCGGTTGTGTAGCAATGGTGAAGTGGTGGTTTGGTGGTGGATAATGATATCAAGTGGTggtgaaaaaaatggaaatcgATGGTGTAAAGGAAGATGTTTAGAggctaaaataaaacaaaaagtgaGAAAGGGAGGAGTAAGGAGGAGGAACAACCAAAAGAGGAGGAGAAGAAAAtagaatgaaagaaaacaaaagtgaATGTTGACTACCTTAGGTGGGATGAACAGTTCAAGCTTGGTAAATGAGAGAAAATGGAAGCTTTGGGGGACAATGGCATGGAAAGTGGATCATGGGGAACATGCGGAGTGAAAAGGGGGTTTATGGGGGAAAGTTGActagttaaaaaaaagaaagaatcttCCCTTGCATGTAACTAGGAGGGGATGGCAATGGAAACTTTGACCAATGttttatgagtaaaaaaaattttaaaaaaataaggatgTGGGGAATGGAACATGGGACCTAATAGGATTTATTTATGCTCTTAACCATTAAGCCAACTCACTTGCTTAATAACATTCTaacaacatttatttaaaaacatggtgTGACATTTACTAATGTTTGAAGCAAAATTGCACCAATTGGAAAATAATATGAGGGAAGGGGTTTAAACTCAGGTCTTCAAGGACAGTTCCACCACTACTAAATCACTATGGTGTACATTTCGTGTCATTACGCGGTGCCCCGCTTTTATTTGTCTAAATATAATCCAAGCGGGTTCAAGTGCTTGAAGAGCATATCTACCGAAACAAATTCAATTACCTCGATAAGATATCCCCTTCATTCTTCCTCTATGTTGTTTACGAAATCGAGTTCTTTTGGGGTTATAGTTGATGGTTGTTGGTGAATTCCATCTCTACTACAGAACTAGACATGAGAGTTTCTTCTCATCCAACTCCTcgcgaaaaaaaaaaagactaaaaatatattttattcttaatctTATGACGTGTAGgcaattaatgaataattgaatCTTGGGATTCTTTACTTTGCGATTTTATctgatttggaaaaatgttggAGAGAAAGATGAAGATGAATTTGGGGAGAGAGATGGGACCAACGAAGATGTAAAAGATggaggaaataaaaaaatactttaatataaattaatataaaatattatttctaaattttagaaactataaaaaaatattttaatataatttaatataaaatataaaattattttaatataaaatattctaaatattataatataatttaataaaaatacttaaatataatttaatataaacttttatttgaaatataatttaatagaaaatataatttaaatatttatatttaaatattattcttttgatagaaaataatattctttaatattaaattgatatgaaaaatacattaaaatatttaaggacatatttgttatttgattttttttgtattagatatctattccactgttatgtttattcaatttcattacaTCCTATTCCATTTTCACAAAAGGATAGAATCCTATTCTATTCCAAATGAACCGGACGTGATgttaatatcttttaatttcaagattttaaaaacttatgggtactttaaaatataaaataacataaattttcaatgttttggAATAGGATTGATAGTCGAATTATTCAAACCATCGATTCCCTATCAATATACTTGTCtggtttaaattaaataaattattaaaattaataaataaaataaaataagttataaaatccAGCTCAACCATCAATTTGTACTGATTTATTAGccaactaatttttatttctcttcaaTATAATATCTCGAttaattttcgattcaataaatctaattgaatcaaatctaattttgaaaacactAATATTCTTTTAGAATTATAGCAGGatggaaataaaacaaaatatacggataaaacataaaaagtgAAAATGTGAAGTCTATTGGTACCTGCACTCAAACAACATGTTTATCAACAACTCTTTTACTATGGCATTTATCAcgaatattaataaataataatattattattattatattttccttAAATTCCAAAACAACCCCTTGAAATTGATTCCTTTTCCAACGCTGACCCGACAAttcccaatttttatttattgtacaTCACGCCCCTACCCTTCTTTActtgttcttctttttttttcttttttttcctaatttctcGAAAAAAAACCCCAAGCTTTAGGGTTTCTTCTTCTCCTCCAATTCCAAGCCCCGGATTTTCCAGTCTGGTAAATTCTCCCCCTtttactctctctctctctctaaaatttattatccgATTTTCTCCTTTTCGtgctaatttctttttattttttatttttattttctttcttggtTTGCATGCCATAATTTAgtcaatttcttttaattcttttgcATGCACTGTTACTCCTTGAAGTTGAGTGGAAAATGTAATTTAGTTTCTCGTTTAGATTGTTGGGTCTTCGTTAATGGTTCTGCTTTTtggtgggttttttttttttttttgctgatCTGGTTATCATGACCGTTGCTTTGGTTTTAAAAagatctgttttttttttttctttagctcACTAGCTGTGGAAGACATTGACTTATTTGGTTTCTTTGGCAGCCTTTTCCATCTTGAAATAAACTTTGGGGGGGGTGATAAACCCGTTTAGCTGTTTTATATGTTCGCTTTGAGCGCTTTTCTAAACAAAATCACTGATCAATCATGGGATGttacttataaattttatgtttttagaaatgtagatatatattttttgtcaattgtgtactttttttttccttccactGATAAATTATCAAGTTGGTTCCTTTGGTTTGATGGTTTAAGACAATGTCGTGCTCTGTTGTTTGAGGCTTCAACTGGTTTGACTACTGACTGTAAGTGTGCCTTTAAGGAATACCATGATGATTAGTAAAAGAAAATCTGTGTCTTCCACTTTAGTTAAGTTGAGAAAGGTTTGACATTTTGGACTGAATCTTGTGCATCAGTTCTATGATTGGGGGACCTGAAAATTTCCTTTTGTACTTCTAATGTCTGTGTGGGTTTCTCCCATACCTGTCAATTGCCTTGCATGCAGTATTTGATGTAACGATGTTTGTAGGCCATGTATGGTTTGTAATGATTTTAAAAGCTTTTACTTTTATCATTTGAGTTTATGTAATCTATTTGTAAATTTGTTGTTCATTTAAGTTAAGAAGCAATTTGGAATGGTGCGGGGGAAGCTGATCTTGATTTGCCAGCATGGTGGTGAATTTGAGACAAAAGATGATGGATCCATGTTATATGCTGGAGGAGAGGCACATGCCTTGGACATCAGCCCTGAGACAGGATTCGATGATCTCAAGTACAAATTAGCTGAGAAATGTAACTTGGAACTAAAATCTTTGGCTATCAAGTATTTTCTCCCCGGAAACAGGAGAACACTAATTACTTTGTCTAATGAGAAAGACCTAAAAAGGATGTGTGATTTTCACAAGGACTCGGTGACTGCAGATGTTTTCCTTACAGGGAAAGCAGGCTTTGTTCCTGCAAATCATGGCATGCCTGCTAAGAGGTAATTACTCTCTACCTGCAATTATTACCATTTTCTAGATTCTCTTTGTTGTCATTACTATTTTGTCGCATTAAATTTATAGGGAAATTCATTATCATTGCATCAGCAGCAAGCAAAATAAGAATGTGCTGAAAAAATCCGTCTTCTTTGATGAGTGTGGGTTTCCCTTGGTATTTCTGCATTGTGGTTAATTATGGAAATTGTGACATCTACAGTTTCATTAAGACCATTCATCGCTTGCAGGAAAAAGAAAGCCACTGCTGCACGTCCTGCTACTTCCAAAGTTGCTCCCTCTGCTGGCGGCCTGAAGGATGTTACCATCAGTATAGCAACCCCTTCTGACTCTGTTGCAGGTGTCAATGCAGCACTCCGAAGTCCCTCTAGAGCAGCAAAGCGTACTGCTGGCCGTAACATTGTTGATGGTCTTTTTGAGGTCAGTGTTGCTGATGCAACTGACACAGATACAATTGATATGAGTGCTTCTCCTGCTGATACTGTCAAGAAACGAAGGCGCACTGCCTCCTGGAAACGTGCTGCAAATGGTCTTACCATTGTGACTGTTGATGACAATCTTGAGGAGACAGAGAAAACTCCACCCAGGAAAAAGGTAGCTAGGAAATTCAATCCCATTGTTGTAGCTAATAATGGGGACCACCAGCTTGGCCCTGTTGATGGTTCAGTGGAGAAACAAGTTGAATCATGGAAAAATGGTATTACTGAAGGCCAGGATTTCAGAAGTGTGGCGGAATTCCGTGATGCTCTACAGAAATATGCCATTGCACATCGCTTTGGTTATAAATTAAGAAAGAATGACACCAATCGTGCTAATGCTGTATGTGCAGTAGAAGGATGTCCTTGGAGGATTCATGCATCTTGGGTCCCATCTGCCAGTGTGTTTAGGGTTAAAATGTTACATGAACCACATACTTGCGGTGGCGAATCATGGAAGATTGCTACTCCAGCTAAAAATTGGCTGGTGAATGTTATAAAGGATAGGTTGAGAGATAGCCCACACCACAAACCAAAAGAAATTGCAACTGGCCTTCTTCGTGATTTTGGGCTTGAGCTGAACTATGCGCAAGTATGGCGTGGAATTGAAGATGCTCGGCAGCAACTTCAGGGTTCATACAAAGATGCATATAACCAGTTGCCTTGGTACTGTGAGAAGATAGAGAAGACAAACCCTGGTAGTTTTACGAAGCTTGTCATCGGAGATGATAAAAGATTTCAGCGTCTTTTTCTGTCCTTTAATGCTTTGATACGTGGTTTCCAAAGTGGTTGTCGTCCACTTCTTTTCCTCGAAGCCATCCCTTTGAAATCAAAATACCATGAAATTCTGCTTACAGCGACTGCACTGGATGGTGATGATGGTATTTTCCCTGTTGCATTTGCTGTTGTAGATGATGAAAATGAGGACAGTTGGCATTGGTTTTTGGAGCAGTTGAGATCTGCTGTGTCGACTTCCCGTTCTCTAACCTTTGTCTCTGATAGAGATAAGGGATTAATGAAACATGtac
The Gossypium raimondii isolate GPD5lz chromosome 8, ASM2569854v1, whole genome shotgun sequence DNA segment above includes these coding regions:
- the LOC105791039 gene encoding uncharacterized protein LOC105791039, whose protein sequence is MVRGKLILICQHGGEFETKDDGSMLYAGGEAHALDISPETGFDDLKYKLAEKCNLELKSLAIKYFLPGNRRTLITLSNEKDLKRMCDFHKDSVTADVFLTGKAGFVPANHGMPAKRKKKATAARPATSKVAPSAGGLKDVTISIATPSDSVAGVNAALRSPSRAAKRTAGRNIVDGLFEVSVADATDTDTIDMSASPADTVKKRRRTASWKRAANGLTIVTVDDNLEETEKTPPRKKVARKFNPIVVANNGDHQLGPVDGSVEKQVESWKNGITEGQDFRSVAEFRDALQKYAIAHRFGYKLRKNDTNRANAVCAVEGCPWRIHASWVPSASVFRVKMLHEPHTCGGESWKIATPAKNWLVNVIKDRLRDSPHHKPKEIATGLLRDFGLELNYAQVWRGIEDARQQLQGSYKDAYNQLPWYCEKIEKTNPGSFTKLVIGDDKRFQRLFLSFNALIRGFQSGCRPLLFLEAIPLKSKYHEILLTATALDGDDGIFPVAFAVVDDENEDSWHWFLEQLRSAVSTSRSLTFVSDRDKGLMKHVLEIFENAHHGYSIYYLMDSFIQNLKGPFFGEGRASLPGCFLAAAKAVRPGGFRMYTEQIKRVSSSAYDWIMQNEPEYWANAFFKGEHFNHITLNIAEAYANWIEEARDLPIIPKVEVIRCKIMELMELRRTESSNWTMKLTPSKQEKLQEECVKARGLKVLFSSDTLFEVHDSSINVVDIVKQHCSCAMWKPTGLPCHHAVAVFNCTGRSVYDYCSKYYTAESFRLAFAESINPASTIAHPCGNEEDSEEDEDQIMPPSISRPVAAQQPKKIRRNKSQGIIRRSVCCTRCKGVGHNKVSCKVSL